The Mycoplasmoides genitalium G37 genomic sequence ACAGTTAAAAACCCTGAACTTGTTAATGAAACTATTATTAAAGACTTGGGAGCAGCTGGGGTAATGCGTACCACTCCAACATTCTTTGTAGCAGTGTTTGGTACTCGAGCTGCTGTTTATAAATCAGCAATGCAAGATATTATCCAAGGCAAAGTAAATTGAACAGAGTTGCAAAAAGTCTTAGATAAAAATGATAGTACTGTTGAAAAACCAGAAATAAAACCAACCCCAGTTTTAAAAGTTCAAGATGAAATTGTGATCCTCTCACCAGTTAATGGCACCTTAAAACCGCTCACCCAAGTTCCTGATGATACCTTCAAAAATCGTTTGGTAGGAGATGGAATTGCTATCTTACCTAGCGATGGGCACTTCAAAGCACCAGGTGATGTGGGTGTGAAAACTGAACTTGCTTTCCCTACTGGTCATGCCTTTATCTTTGATGTTGATGGTGTGAAAGTAATGCTTCACATTGGGATTGATACAGTAAAAATTAATGCTGATAAAAAACCAGGGGAACAACTTGAAGTGTTTGATGTAAAAACAAAACAAGGAGAATACACTAAATTAAAGAGTGAAAGTGTTGTTGAAGTTGATTTAAAGAAACTTAAACGAAAGTATGATCCAATCACTCCTTTCATTGTGATGCAAGAATCACTTGATAACTTCAAGTTGGTGCCAATTCGCCAACGTGGTGAAATTAAAGTTGGCCAACCTTTATTTAAACTAATTTATAAAGATAAGAAGAGTTAATCAATAAAACTCGATAATAACTAAAAGCCATAAAACCTTGGTTTTGTGGTTTTTAGCTTGTTTATAACAATATTATTGCAGTTTTACTGCATAATGTAAAATTACACAGCATGTCAGATACAAATACTGAAAAACCTGAGTTAGTTTCCCTTAATAAGTTAAGTGAGATGCGCACTAACATCGGGATGGTTAAACGTTATTGAAACCCAAAGATGGGATTCTTTATCGAACCTGAACGTAAGCATAATAACGATTTATTGAAGCTTGATCTACAGTACCAAGCGTTAAAAACTGCTTATAACTTCATTAAGGATGTTGTTAAAAATCACGGACAAATCCTTTTTGTTGGAACAAAGAATGATTATGTTAAAAAACTGGTAATTGATATTGCTAAAAGAGTTAATGTTGCATATATTACCCAGCGCTGATTAGGTGGTACTTTAACTAACTTTAAAACCCTTTCTATCTCAATTAACAAACTCAATAAATTAGTTGAACAGCAAAAGCAAAATGCAAATGATCTAACCAAGAAAGAAAACCTGTTACTTTCAAGAGAGATTGAAAGACTTGAAAAGTTCTTTGGTGGGGTCAAAAATTTAAAAAGACTTCCTAATCTAATAGTTATAGATGATCCTGTTTATGAAAAAAATGCAGTTTTAGAAGCAAACAGCTTAAAAATCCCTGTTGTGGCACTATGCAACACCAACACCAATCCAGAGCTAGTTGACTTTATTATTCCAGCTAATAAC encodes the following:
- the rpsB gene encoding 30S ribosomal protein S2, with product MSDTNTEKPELVSLNKLSEMRTNIGMVKRYWNPKMGFFIEPERKHNNDLLKLDLQYQALKTAYNFIKDVVKNHGQILFVGTKNDYVKKLVIDIAKRVNVAYITQRWLGGTLTNFKTLSISINKLNKLVEQQKQNANDLTKKENLLLSREIERLEKFFGGVKNLKRLPNLIVIDDPVYEKNAVLEANSLKIPVVALCNTNTNPELVDFIIPANNHQPQSTCLLMNLLADAIAEAKGFETLYAYKPDEQIQIEIPPKQERQVINRSNTRNITNQRLNINRQQQETL